From Oncorhynchus nerka isolate Pitt River unplaced genomic scaffold, Oner_Uvic_2.0 unplaced_scaffold_6353, whole genome shotgun sequence, the proteins below share one genomic window:
- the LOC135566260 gene encoding roundabout homolog 1-like, protein MSSSSFVYLPDLPPPPIPPPAGLKSPTHPSKTALEARGMMSPKAGEGRDRRGDSGGGYRPREGSDPRTSSSERRETQDRQKIPRAGKGNKQEGGSTKARQHPGPEDILPYSRPPSPRSTVPETGTPAPPAPCPPRGSGAGGEERGGRGPRQEPQRHESLPARRR, encoded by the exons ATGTCCTCCTCTTCCTTTGTTTATCTTCCagatctgcctcctcctcccatccccccTCCAGCGGGGCTCAAGTCCCCCACACATCCCTCCAAGACAGCCCTGGAGGCCCGGGGGATGATGTCTCCCAAGGCAGGCGAGGgcagggacaggagaggggactCAGGAGGAGGGTACCGGCCACGGGAGGGATCGGACCCCCGTACCAGCTCCTCTGAGCGCCGGGAGACCCAGGACAGACAGAAGATCCCCCGTGCAGGGAAAGGGAACAAACAGGAGGGGGGCAGCACCAAGGCACGCCAACACCCAG GACCAGAGGACATCCTGCCCTACAGCCGCCCTCCTTCCCCACGGTCCACAGTCCCAGAGACAGGGACCCCAGCTCCTCCAGCTCCATGTCCTCCCCGGGGCTCAGGGGCcggcggagaggagagggggggccgAGGGCCACGCCAGGAACCCCAGCGACATGAGAGCCTTCCAGCCAGGAGGCGATGA